One window of Candidatus Methylomirabilota bacterium genomic DNA carries:
- a CDS encoding rhomboid family intramembrane serine protease, which translates to MFGRPTRTIVCPSCGRLTRADASECMVCGRKRPGMWGLTTLFRRLFQANGVTQAITIACVALYIASLVADPAGALRPRGPFDLFAPTSSALDLLGMTGAFAWAQGRWWTLFTAIYLHGSLLHILFNVLWIRQLAPAVEDAYGPARLMIIFTVAGVAGFVLSNAAGVPFTIGASGSIFGLLGALIAFGRRRGGQFGTLVLRQYGQWALIMFILGFFMSGVNNLAHAGGFVGGLAAGWVMSMAEHKAEGSADHLLAGTAVVLTVVSFVLALWTGLA; encoded by the coding sequence ATGTTCGGTAGGCCGACCCGGACGATCGTGTGCCCGTCCTGCGGCCGGCTCACCCGAGCCGACGCGTCCGAGTGCATGGTCTGCGGGCGGAAGCGTCCGGGGATGTGGGGGCTGACCACGCTCTTCCGCCGGCTCTTTCAGGCCAACGGCGTCACCCAGGCGATCACCATCGCCTGCGTGGCGCTCTACATCGCCAGCCTGGTCGCCGACCCGGCGGGCGCGCTGCGGCCCCGGGGACCGTTCGATCTGTTCGCGCCGACCTCATCCGCGCTCGACCTCCTGGGGATGACCGGGGCGTTCGCCTGGGCCCAGGGGCGGTGGTGGACGCTGTTCACGGCGATCTACCTGCACGGCAGCCTGCTGCACATCCTCTTCAACGTCCTCTGGATCCGCCAGCTCGCCCCGGCCGTCGAGGACGCCTACGGGCCGGCCAGGCTCATGATCATCTTCACCGTGGCCGGCGTGGCCGGGTTCGTACTGTCCAACGCCGCGGGCGTGCCGTTCACGATCGGCGCCTCGGGATCGATCTTCGGTCTCCTGGGTGCGCTGATCGCGTTCGGCCGGCGTCGTGGCGGACAGTTCGGAACCCTGGTCCTCCGCCAGTACGGGCAGTGGGCACTCATCATGTTCATCCTCGGCTTCTTCATGTCGGGCGTGAACAACCTGGCCCACGCCGGCGGCTTCGTGGGCGGTCTGGCCGCTGGATGGGTGATGTCGATGGCCGAGCACAAGGCTGAAGGCAGCGCCGATCACCTGCTGGCCGGAACCGCCGTCGTCCTCACCGTCGTGTCCTTCGTCCTCGCCCTCTGGACCGGCCTGGCCTGA